The Candidatus Bathyarchaeia archaeon DNA segment TAAACCTATACACAAATAAACAAGTCTACAAGGTGGGAGATACCATAGTAATAACCGGTAATGTTACACTCGACGATTCTCCAATAACAGATGCTATGGTCGCAATACAAGTTGATTCTCCAGAAAACAAGCCATACGTTGTGAGAACAACTCAAACAGGTGCAATATCAATCACTAATTGGGAAGTAAACATAACAGAGCTCTACGCATGCGATTCGCAAGGAAATCCCAAAAGTACGTTCACCCTCGACTCTCTAGCTTATTACAAAATAAAATGGAAAAATTACAGCAACAACCCAAAATCTATCGTAATTGCCATCTACATAGAATATTCCAATAGAGCCCCATACAAAGCGTACTTCCCAGTTAACGAAACAATCGAGGCAGGTCTGGAAGAAAGTGTAATCACTTCCTTCCAGATTCCAGCAAACGCGCCTCTTGGAACGACCACGATTTACGCAAATATTTTCACGCGAGAACCTAAGGAAGATGGATATCCCTACTGCTTGGAAAAGAATGCGACATTCATAATAACAAGTAGTGGAGGAGGCTCAGGAACATCTAACCCTCCAACAATTTTTAACTCACCAAACTTTGGCATAGAATTTTCTGGAGTTTTTGCTCAGCCTGGAACTTATTATGTTTATGCGACAACGAAATACCAAGGAGACCAAGTTTCAAATTCAATGACATTTGGTGTTGTGCCACAAGCATTGCCTCCTGTGGCCTACTTTACTTATTATCCATCGCCTGCTGGGGTTAACATGACATTAACATTTGATGCGTCAGGTTCACTTGCTCTCGGTTACAACGATACAATAATCAGATATGAATGGCGCTTTGGCGATGGGACTCCACCAGTAATCGTTAATGGGTCTTATGCAAACCCGCCAAATCCAAAGGTGATTCATGTTTTCACGAACGTTGGAACATATATAGTGACTTTAAACGTAACGGATAATGAAGGTTTATGGAACACTACCTCCAAACAAGTTGAAGTTTTTCAAATCATCCCTCCAACAGCTAACTTCGCGTGGAGTCCTCAACTACCATGGGCTGGTCTAGCCATAACTTTTGATGGCGGCATTTCAACACTAGGCTGGAATGGCACGGGTCGTCCTCCAATAGTTAGCTATTATTGGAATTTCGGCGACACAATCACTCAAAATGTTACTTCCACAACAGTTCATCATACTTACGCAACAGCAGGCAACTACACCGTCACTCTGATCGTAACTGATGCAGGAGGACAGCAAGACACTGAAATTAAGACGGTCACGGTTTATCCTCCGCCACCACAAGCCAACGGCGACGTAGATGGCGATGGAAAAGTAAGTATGAGCGACGTTGTAATTGTCGTGTCAGCATTCGGCTCAACTCCTAGCAAACCAAACTGGGACCCTCGTGCAGACATAGACCAGAACGGTCGCGTAGACATGACAGATGTTATGATAGTAGTCAGCAATTTCGGAAAAGTATTGAGTTAATCTACTATAGAAGATTTAACCATAACCCTTTTAAATTTGAAGACTAAATAAAGCAATAGGAGAAAGGGGAAATGTTATCAAAGATGAAACTATTTTGTATAGCCTTTACGATGTTCTCTATCATATCAGCGATGTTTGGAGCAATTCCATTTTCAACAAAAGCGTCATCTACCCCTGAAGTTTCTATAATTAATCCAGGTCCAGATGGCTCACCCTCTAAATGGACTGCAGGGCCCCCAAGATACTTAGGAACTTCTGACTTCATATTCTACTCAAACGAAACTGCTGTGAACTCCACGTTCTTCATTAACATAACCATAAACAATGCAGAAGCCGTCAAAGGCTGGGCTGTTGGATTAATCTTTGACAAGCTTAAGCTCTCTTATGTTTCTGCTTGGCGTCCTTCTGACCATGTTTTTAAGCCTGTAGAGGAGATGGGTTGGACAATCGTTGCTCCTTCAGTGACTTTTGAGGATCTCAACGAAACTCATAAGCGTCTAATGTGGGGTTGCACCTACATTATGGGCGAACCAGAATGGACCTTTAACGGCTCAGGCACACTCTGCCAAATCCAATTCAAAATAATCAAAGAAGTAAACGAAACTTATCCAAAAGCCATTGCATGGTTTGCATTTGACCCTGACTGGACTTCTGTGTATCTACATCCTGCTGGCACGGTAACTCCCATTCTTGGCGTTGCTCAATATAAATATCTCTATCCAATTGTTCCAAAAGTTGCTCATCTAACTTTTGAGCCTAAAAGAGTTGTCGACGTATCTCTTGTTCCTACAACTAACTTCAATATGAGCCTCAAAGTCTTAAACGCTACAGACTTGTATCATTGGCAAACGAAAATCTACTATAAGAATCAAATTTTGAACGTAACACAAGTCACTGAAGGGAATTTCTTGAAATCTGTGGGAACAACCGTTTTCGAAGTAGCTATTCAAAGAGACTATAATTCTACTCATGGTCAAATATCAATGAACTGTCATCTTGAAGGCGCAGAGTTCGGCGTCTTCGGCGATGGTGAACTCGCAAAAATAACCTTCGAAGTACTTGATCTCGGCGATTCTCCCATAGTGTTGCTTGACGATGTTCTTTTTGATTCTGCTAGTGCGCCAATAACACATACTAAAAGTAGCGGCTATTTCAGCAACATATTAGTTGCAAAGGTAAGTATAGATCCGCCGGAGATCAGAGATCCATCACTTGTTCCGTGCACAAACTTCACAGTGAACGTTACGTTAGATGATGTCGAAAATATGAAGGTACTTACCTTAAACTTGACATACGATCGCGAAATTCTGCTGGAATTACAAATCAATTTTCCGGCAGTTTTAGGCCAAATTCCTTCAAAGAAGTTACTTGTAGACGATGAGAATGGCTACATATGGGTAAACCTTACCTATCCTAATGCGATCACTACATATGAGAATGTGACGGTTGCGACGATAATTTTCCATGTAGAAGGCATGGGCGTCAGTCCAATTGATCTTAAAGATACAGAACTTAAAGATCCTCAAGGAAGATTGATTGCTCACGAAGTTTACGATGGAATATTCATTGGACTCATACGTGACGTAGCTGTTCTTAGAATAGATGTTTCTTCAACATCCGCTTACACTGGATGGTTGGTGTACGTAAATGTGACTGTCAGAAACAATGGTAACTTAACTGAGACCTTTGATGTTAAGGGTAAATATGATGGAACCTTGTTTGGGCAGACAACAGTTGTTGATTTGCCTCCTGATACCGAAATAACCGTAATATTTGTCTGGAATACCACAGGAGTTACTCCTTGTCACGATTACACTATTTCAGCAGAAGCTGGACCAGTGCCATATGAAATGAACTTGGCAGACAATAACCTATTGAATGGAACAGTGAAGATAAAGCAAATGGGCGATATCACTGGGGATGGGCGGGTAAATATGGATGACGTAAACATTGTTGTGTCCGCCTTCGGTTCCTTCCCTGGTCATCCACGATGGAACTCAGATGCTGACTTGGATCAGAATGGAAGAATCACAATGTCTGACATAATCTTTGTCGTAATGAACTTTGGTAAAATTTGTTAAATTCTCCTTTTCTTTTTCAACAAGCTTATAAATTGGGCTAAAAATATATTTGTTTGTGATGAAATTGCACAGTGCCAAGTCTTACCACAGAATTTCTGTTTCATTAATATTTCTCATTCCCTTACTGTTCCTAATAACTATGTATCCTGTTGCTTCTCAGGAAACTAAATATGCCACGGTGAGGATTGTAAACCCTCTCACTGGCAGTAGCAAATTTATTTTGCATGCGACTGAATATCCAATAAATAGCACTATTACCGTGGATTTCTATATTACTGAGGCTATTAATACATACGGTTGGCAGTTCTATATAAAATGGAACAACAGTGTTATAAACTATCAGAAGGCATGGATTCCCGATGATAACATGCTTAAGGAAGCTGTTGATAGTGGTGCCGAACTCATTAAAGTGCCCCCTGCTGTAGAGATTGAGGGTGACACTGGTTACCTAAAATATGGTGCTACTGCTCTTTATACGGGAAACGATCCACCCTTCTATCCTATTAACATTACTGAACCAAAATTATTGTGTAAAGTGAATTTCACAGTTGCTGTAAGCCCTGGCGAAGGAGAATACTATACTACTAACATTTTTATTATAAAGATGATATCTGGTTCCGGTGAGTCTCTGGACTCCTTTGTTTTTGTTTATCCCTCAACAGAAAAGAAAGAAATTAAAGCTGAACCTGCTGTTGTTTGGATATTGGGCCTTAACGCGGTACCCCCGATAACGCAAGATATAGCAGCTACGAATGTAGTTTTATCCACTTCAAAGATTTATGTTGGTGAATACTTGAACATGACAGCTTACTTCAAAAACTATGGAAATGACCTTGAATCCTTCAATTTTACTATATCAGTAGGTGACATGCAGCTTGTCAGGAGTTATATGACTTTGCCTCCAGGCGAGGAAGACCATTTTATTTATAACTGGCCAGTGCCCGAAAATATGCATACTGGGAAATACAACTTAACAGTTTATGTGGAACCGTTAGAGTTTGAAACTGAGACAGCGAACAATCTCTACATTTTAACCATAAACATAGAAAAGAACCTTGTTGGTTTTGAATACGCAATGTGGCTTTTCTCGGTTTGGTTTTCGACGCCTCTTGGCATGTTCTTTATAATTTATTTAGTTCTAGCTGTTGGACTTTTTTCGACGCTTGCTATTATGCGGAGAATAAGGCGATAATTTTTTTCTTTGGGCAAACATGGATTCTTTCAAAAAATGCCTTTATTAGTGGGATGTGATGTGCAGAGTAAAGAAATACTTTTGCTCAGAATATGTTCACTTGTTTTATTATTTTTGGTGTGCTCTATCGAACCGGCGAGAGGCGTGTACCAAAAACCCTCCTTTTCATTTGTTAATCCAGGTTTAGATGGTTATCCTCAAAAATGGACGGCTTCAAATGTTATACGATATTTGGGAACTTCTGACTTCATATTTTATTCCAATGAGACTTCTGTCGACTCCACATTTTTTGTGAATGTGACTGTCCGAAATGTGGCAGCTATGAGAGGGTGGGGTGTCGGCATCATTTATGATGCAAGCTCCCTTGCAAATGGTTCTGTCTGGCTTCCTTCTGATCATGTGTTTAGGGGCGCTGAAGAGGTAGGCAATGGTCTTCTAATCGTCGGCCCAACAATTGGCAACTTTAATGCAACCCATAATATTCTAAAGTATGGTGTTACTTATTTTATGAACTCTACAGAATGGACATTTAATGGTTCTGGGACTCTTTGTCAACTTCAGTTTAAAATAATAACTCCCTATTCAGTTGAATGTTATTTGAGTTGGGATCTTGAATGGACAGATGTCTATTATTGGCCTTCTGGTCAAGAAAAACCACTTGTAGAGACTGCGCGCTTCAAATATTTTGGTGAAACTAAGATGGAGGGTTCACTTTTTATGTGGGTTTTGATCACGTCTGTTGCGGTGATTGTTGTGTTTGTATGTTTCATCTATTTCTTCAGTTTGAAAAAAAAGCGGAAGAAATAGTTTAACACCTTATCCAATTTTTAAATCCGAGCTTGTTGGGGTTTGCAAACATGGTTTTTGTCCATTTTTAGAATAGAAAGTTTCAAATATTGGTTTATGGAAACCTTAATGCCAAGGTGATAATAAATGAAAAAGACTATGTATATTTTGGCTTTCGCAATGTTTGCTTTGAGCTCTTTAGCATTGATTCCAACGAAAGTGGCACGTGCACAAACACCGTCAATCGAAATTGTTAATCCTGGTCCTGACGGATACCCTTTGAAATGGAACGCGTCCACAGTCGATAGAGGCTTCGGGTCATCAGACTTTTTGTTCTATTCTAATGAAACTGCAATAGGATCGACCTTCTTCATGAACATAACCATCCATGATGTACAGAACTGCAGGGGTTGGGGTACTGGCATCGTTTATGATAATACTACTCTAAAATTTGTCTCTGCTTGGCGTCCTTCTGACCATGTTTTTAAGCCTGTAGAGGAGATGGGTTGGACAATCGTTGCTCCAGCGCCAACCGTGGATGCAGTAAATGAAACGCATGGAATAATCAAGTGGGGTCTTACATACATAATACCCGAAGGAGAAACCCCGTGGACTTTTAACGGCTCAGGTGTCCTTGGACAGATTCAGTTCAAAATAATTAATTGTGCGGCTGAAGTGACAACTGCTGAGTTCGTTTTTGACCCTGACTGGACAGATGTATACTATTATCCTGCTGGCTCAGAAAAACCAATAATGGGCGTAGGGCATTTTGAGTACACAGACAATGATCTCCCAGTTATCGATACACCTATACAGAATCCGCTTGCGAACAATGTTCAAGCAGATCAATCAGTGAGTGTTTTTGTCAACGTGACTGACCAAGGCAGTGGAGTGAAGAACGTTACCCTTTACTATAGAAATGATACCACAGTGTGGTATAGTGTTCCAATGGCTTTAAATGCTACCAGCGGTTCTTGGGAAGCCACTATTCCTGGACATGCGCTCGGCACGAATATAGCCTACTATATTGAAGCTTATGACAATGTTGAGAATTATGCCAAAAGGGACAATGCTGGCAGCTACTACACGTACACTGTTATCCCAGAGTTTTCATCGTATGCAATGATGCTTATACTTGTTCTGGCCACTGTTTCGATGATGCTGGTAATGCTGTCTAAGCGGTGGAAAAGATTTTACTCTAGGCTTTAACGTAGACTCTAGCGGGAACTCGTCTTAAACTTCATTTTTTCTTTTTGCAATTATTTATAGAGTAACTTTTTTTACCACTTTGAAGAAAAAGGATGGCTATTGCAATTAGAACTTATTAAGTTTTCAGAAAACATCTAAAAGGTTTTCTTAGCGTTAATTTTGGATAGAAAGTTTCAAATATTGGTTCATTTAAAACCATACGCCATGGTGGTAATGTTGAAAAAGACATTATGCAGTATCGCTATTGTAATACTTACGCTAAGCCTCTTTCCGTTAATTCGACTGAGCACAGTAAATGCACAATGGGCAACGACTTTTTCTATAGTTAATCCTGGACCGGATGGTTATCCTGCCAAATGGAATGCGTCGACCACTGACCGTGGCTTTGGAACTTCCGACTTTATATTCTATTCTAACGAGACTGCTGTGAACTCTAGATTCTTCATTAACATAACCATAAACAATGCAGAAGCCGTCAAAGGCTGGGCTGTTGGATTAATCTTTGACAAGCTTAAGCTCTCTTATGTTTCTGCTTGGCGTCCTTCTGACCATGTTTTTAAGCCTGTAGAGGAGATGGGTTGGACAATCGTTGCTCCTTCAGTGACTTTTGAGGATCTCAACGAAACTCATAAGCGTCTAATGTGGGGTTGCACCTACATTATGGGCGAACCAGAATGGACCTTTAACGGCTCAGGCACACTCTGCCAAATCCAATTCCAAATAATCAAAGAAGTAAACTTATCAACGCCTCAAGCAGTAGCATGGTTCACATTTGATCCAGACTGGACTGCAGTATATCATCATCCCGCTGGAACAGAAATTCCCACATTGGGCACAGGATACTTTGAATATAATTATGTTCCATACATTTATACCTTAACAATCACTACAACGACCGGTGGAACAACAACACCGCCACCTGGAACCTACACTTACACTGAAGGCACAGTCGTCCCGGTTACTGCTATTGCTGATTCTGGTTCTACGTTTGATCATTGGGAGCTTGATGGTTCAGACGCCGGCTCTGACAACCCCATAAACGTAACCATGGATAACAATCACACGCTCCATGCGATTTTCCGGGCACCACCAGTTCTTAAAATAGAACCTCCAACCTACACTGCCCTGCGAGTCGGAGAAATTGTCAAAATAAACATAACAATAAACAACCTAGACGAAGAATGGCACTTGATAGCTGTGCAGTTCGCAGTAGTTTATGACACAGCAATCTTTGATTTTGTCCAGTGGCAAAGCGGAACCTACCTAGATACATTTTTAAATAATGAAGAGACTATACAATACTTCTCCCAACACGACTTCCACGGCGAACCAGGTCTCCCATACTGCCATAACAAGGTCCTTGTGGGAGCAATAATCTTCCCAGGAACAGATAACAAATATTACGAACCATTCCCAAGCGGGAACGGAGTAATAGGCACAATAAGTTTTAGAGTTAAGGCAGAGGCTCCAGTCTCTACACTTTTAACATTAAACGAAACTGAATTATGGTCCGACTCTTTTACACAGATACCCCATAGTGCAGAACATGCATCATTCAACTTTCCATTTGAGACTCGCAACTTAACCATAACAACAACAACAGGCGGAACGACGGATCCTGAACCAGGCACGCATATATACGAAATCAACACAGACGTACTAGTTACTGCTATTGCTGATTCTGGCTTCACGTTTGATCATTGGGAGCTTGATGGTTCAGACGCCGGCTCTGACAACCCCATAAGCGTAACCATGGATGATGATCATATCCTCCATGCAATATTCATTGACAATACAGCTCCTGTTGTTGAGATAACTTACCCGACCGAAGGAGCGTACATTTCTGGAGCAACCATATGGATAAATGGCACCATAACCGAGGAAAACAAAGGAACTCTTGAACCGTCAATCAATGACACTCGTTTCAGTTTAACATATTGGGACTCGGTGAGTGGCGCCTTTGCATTTAGCAATGACACTGCTATCGGCGACGGTCTAGTTGCAGTAACTGTGAGTTTCATGGACTTGGCTGAAAACACTGGCTCAGATACCGTATCATTCATTATAGACAATACGCCTCCCGTTATAAACGCTCCCGCACAAAATCCAACGGAAAACAATGTTCAACCAAACCAGCAAGTAAAAATCACAGTGAACGTAACAGATTTGACTAGCGGAGTTAAAAATGTTACACTATTCTACACAAACGACACTTCATGGTATAGTGTTGAAATGGTCTACAACTCCACAAGTGGTCTATGGGAAGCCACTATTCCAGGACATGCTCAAGGCATACAAGTAAAATATACAATAAAAGCCTATGACAACGCAGAGAACTACGCTGTAAACGATAATGCCGGCGATTACTTCACTTATACCGTAATTCCAGAATATTCATCGATCATACTAATCCTCCTCTTTATGATCATGACAACAACGATCATGATGGTCTCAACAAGGCGAAAATTCCGCAAGAAGCTAAATTAACCCTATTTTTTTCTTTTATGTATCTTTCAAGACATGTATGCCCACAGAGTTAAGAATATATCTTAGTTAAGATATGGAAAAAACTCTAGAGGATCGAAATGAAACTCAGTATGGTGACTGCCGCATGTTTGGCACCTGCAATAATCTGCGAAATTTTAGGCTTTGCCTATATGCGACCATATAACTATATTTCTCTTGAATCAACAATATTCTTTTCTTTAGGAGGTTTTTTCTTCATAGCTGCTTTTTTAGCTCATTCACAGGTTGGTAGAGACAGCGTGTTAATTGAGAAGGTCTACGTAATAAGCGTTTCACTTTCAATAATTCTACTAACAAGCGCCGTAGTCGTCTATACAATAACTGATATTAAGATGGTTACCGAAGCAACTACCATACACATAAACCGTATGTACGCAATTCCAGGTTACAAGACAGAGGCCATAGCAACTCCAAGATACGGTTCTGTAGCACTGGTGTTAGCAGCAATAGGCATAATATTTCTTGTCTATGCATTTTACTTAAAGATTAGATTACTCTAAGGAATCGTTGTTGAAATGACTAAATGGGTAAACACATATGTATGTAAAACATTAGACTTACCTTGGTGAACACTTTGCATCCACTGCTTCAAC contains these protein-coding regions:
- a CDS encoding CARDB domain-containing protein; the protein is MLSKMKLFCIAFTMFSIISAMFGAIPFSTKASSTPEVSIINPGPDGSPSKWTAGPPRYLGTSDFIFYSNETAVNSTFFINITINNAEAVKGWAVGLIFDKLKLSYVSAWRPSDHVFKPVEEMGWTIVAPSVTFEDLNETHKRLMWGCTYIMGEPEWTFNGSGTLCQIQFKIIKEVNETYPKAIAWFAFDPDWTSVYLHPAGTVTPILGVAQYKYLYPIVPKVAHLTFEPKRVVDVSLVPTTNFNMSLKVLNATDLYHWQTKIYYKNQILNVTQVTEGNFLKSVGTTVFEVAIQRDYNSTHGQISMNCHLEGAEFGVFGDGELAKITFEVLDLGDSPIVLLDDVLFDSASAPITHTKSSGYFSNILVAKVSIDPPEIRDPSLVPCTNFTVNVTLDDVENMKVLTLNLTYDREILLELQINFPAVLGQIPSKKLLVDDENGYIWVNLTYPNAITTYENVTVATIIFHVEGMGVSPIDLKDTELKDPQGRLIAHEVYDGIFIGLIRDVAVLRIDVSSTSAYTGWLVYVNVTVRNNGNLTETFDVKGKYDGTLFGQTTVVDLPPDTEITVIFVWNTTGVTPCHDYTISAEAGPVPYEMNLADNNLLNGTVKIKQMGDITGDGRVNMDDVNIVVSAFGSFPGHPRWNSDADLDQNGRITMSDIIFVVMNFGKIC
- a CDS encoding PKD domain-containing protein — translated: MNSAKKLRRSFAYLATLIATILLVNSFVTTVFAPTLRLNLYTNKQVYKVGDTIVITGNVTLDDSPITDAMVAIQVDSPENKPYVVRTTQTGAISITNWEVNITELYACDSQGNPKSTFTLDSLAYYKIKWKNYSNNPKSIVIAIYIEYSNRAPYKAYFPVNETIEAGLEESVITSFQIPANAPLGTTTIYANIFTREPKEDGYPYCLEKNATFIITSSGGGSGTSNPPTIFNSPNFGIEFSGVFAQPGTYYVYATTKYQGDQVSNSMTFGVVPQALPPVAYFTYYPSPAGVNMTLTFDASGSLALGYNDTIIRYEWRFGDGTPPVIVNGSYANPPNPKVIHVFTNVGTYIVTLNVTDNEGLWNTTSKQVEVFQIIPPTANFAWSPQLPWAGLAITFDGGISTLGWNGTGRPPIVSYYWNFGDTITQNVTSTTVHHTYATAGNYTVTLIVTDAGGQQDTEIKTVTVYPPPPQANGDVDGDGKVSMSDVVIVVSAFGSTPSKPNWDPRADIDQNGRVDMTDVMIVVSNFGKVLS
- a CDS encoding cohesin domain-containing protein; the encoded protein is MKKTLCSIAIVILTLSLFPLIRLSTVNAQWATTFSIVNPGPDGYPAKWNASTTDRGFGTSDFIFYSNETAVNSRFFINITINNAEAVKGWAVGLIFDKLKLSYVSAWRPSDHVFKPVEEMGWTIVAPSVTFEDLNETHKRLMWGCTYIMGEPEWTFNGSGTLCQIQFQIIKEVNLSTPQAVAWFTFDPDWTAVYHHPAGTEIPTLGTGYFEYNYVPYIYTLTITTTTGGTTTPPPGTYTYTEGTVVPVTAIADSGSTFDHWELDGSDAGSDNPINVTMDNNHTLHAIFRAPPVLKIEPPTYTALRVGEIVKINITINNLDEEWHLIAVQFAVVYDTAIFDFVQWQSGTYLDTFLNNEETIQYFSQHDFHGEPGLPYCHNKVLVGAIIFPGTDNKYYEPFPSGNGVIGTISFRVKAEAPVSTLLTLNETELWSDSFTQIPHSAEHASFNFPFETRNLTITTTTGGTTDPEPGTHIYEINTDVLVTAIADSGFTFDHWELDGSDAGSDNPISVTMDDDHILHAIFIDNTAPVVEITYPTEGAYISGATIWINGTITEENKGTLEPSINDTRFSLTYWDSVSGAFAFSNDTAIGDGLVAVTVSFMDLAENTGSDTVSFIIDNTPPVINAPAQNPTENNVQPNQQVKITVNVTDLTSGVKNVTLFYTNDTSWYSVEMVYNSTSGLWEATIPGHAQGIQVKYTIKAYDNAENYAVNDNAGDYFTYTVIPEYSSIILILLFMIMTTTIMMVSTRRKFRKKLN